GGCTTAAACGGTCAAGCCAGCCCAGCAACAAACGGCAGCCACCACTGGCCAGACTCTGCTCTATGGCCCAGAGTTTGTCTTTACGTGCGTTGACATCCACCAGGCAAAAGCCTTCCGGCCGCAGTCCATGTTGCAATAAGTACTGGGGATTCAGTTGCCAAGGGGCACCAACCAACATCACCGGGGTGTCGTTTTCGCCCTGTATACACCTGAGCAGTGGCGTTAACAGCAGCATTGACTGCGAACCCGGTACCGGGCAGCTCAGTTCACACACCCCATGGCGAGGCCAGCCGTTGTCGGGCAAGGCGGCATCCAGCGCCTCAAAACCGGTTGCATAACCGGGCTGCTGGCAGGTTTGTTGTCCAAGCCAGATATCCTGGCGGCCAAGTTGTTTGGAAAGCTCTTGTGGACTGGTTTTCATGGGGGCACCTGTGTCTGAACCGGGTTTCGGTATCCAAATCACCAATAACTGTATATTTATACAGTATAACAATTATGACAAACTTGCCAATCCTCTGGGATCTGAAAAGACAAGGTGTATAATGCGAATCATTTTTATTTATGAGTCTGTGCGATTGTCATGAAGTTGTCCCGCCATCACCCCTTTGCCCGCCTGCAATGGCGCCTGTTTGGCTATTTCGGTTCCTCCTTGTTGGTGATTTTGTTATTGGCCAGTCTGATCGAAGCCATGGTGCTGCACCAACTGTTGGTGTTGCCCAAAGAGACCAAGGCAAAGCTGTCGATGCTTGCTCAAGAGGCCGAAGCTCTCATTAAACAGGGCTCCCCCCAGGCGATTGCCCAGTGGGAGGCGGCGCAGTCGTTCCGCTTGCATGTGATTAACAGCCGTCTAGAAGGCGTCAGCGGCCGCCCCATTCATCCGCACTTTGAATTTAAGCTGGGATTTATGCTTGGACCGGATCAGGCGCTGGGGGATCGGGTGCAAAAGCCCATCATCGGCTTGCCGATTTATGCCACCTTAGATGGCAGCGGACCTCTGCTTTTGGCAGTGCAGCTTAATGCCGATCTTCATCCGGCCAAGGATCTCAGTTACAGCCTGTGGGCCATTCGGTTAACCGTGGGATTATTTGTGCTATGGCTTTTCAGTCGCCTGCTGGGACATTACCTCATCAAACCGCTGGCGACGTTGCAACAGGGCACCCGCGCCTTGGCAAGCGGTAAACTCAGTACCCGCATCGGCGAGCACTTTTCGGCGGCTGAACCTGAGTTTTATCAGCTCGGTCACGACTTTGATGAAATGGCGGATGTGATTGAACGCACCCTCACCACCCAGGAGCGCCTGATCCGCGACGTGTCCCATGAACTGCGCACCCCGCTTGCCCGGCAAAAGCTGGCCGCTGAATTGCTGGAGAGCGACCTGGCAGACACCTCGCCTTACCTTAAGCGGATCCACGCTGAAAACAGCGAACTCAGCCGCCTGATAGACACACTTCTGGGTTACAGCCGCCTCGCCAGTGGTTATCAGGCCGCGCGCAGCACATCATTTACCCTGCACGAGCTGGCTTGCTCACTTCTGGGGGATTGCCGCTTTGAAGCGGCGCCAACACAAAGTATCGAGTGGCAGGCTTTGAGCGCCTGCAAGTATATCGCCCTTGAAACCGATCAAAGTCTGCTGCTGCGGGCGCTGGAAAACCTGGTGCGCAACAGCCTTAAATACGCAGGAACTGAATGTCATATTCAGATAAGCAGCCACTGCGATGATAGCTGGCTCACTATCACAGTGGAGGATGATGGTCCGGGTATAGATGACACCAAACTCGAGACCCTGTTTCATCCCTTTACCCGCTTTGATGAGGCCCGTCATGCCAGTCAGGGCGGCTTTGGGCTGGGGCTTGCCATAGTGCGGGAGTGTATGCGTCTGCTCGGCGGCGATGTCTCGGCCGGGCGAAGTGAACTTGGTGGGTTGGAAGTTAAGCTGTTGCTGCCGATGCGGCTTAAAAGGCTGGCCGCTACCGACAAGGCAATTTAGTATAGGTGCATGAATTGCTTTTGGAAGGTGCGCGGATGTCCAGCCTGAGTCCAAGCCGGATTTGGCATATAGTGACCCTCATTCCCGAGGGCAAGGTGCTCAGTTATGGTAAGGTGGCCGACCTTGCCGGTTTGCCCGGCCGCGCTCGCTATGTGTCTCGGGCCCTTAAGCTGGCACCGGACAGTCTGGCGCTGCCCTGGCACAGGGTGATAAACAGCCAGGGCAAAATTGCCTTTCCCAAAGACACTGAGCCTTTTCGGCAGCAGCAGGAAAGCCTGCGTCTTGAGGGGGTTATCGTGAACCAAGGCAAAATCAACTTGTCTGAATATGAGTGGCGACCCGACATGGCCACCCTGATTTTGAGTCTGCCTTACTGATGCCAAGGAGCTGTATGCGCAAGTTTCTGTTATCCCTTGCCCTGCCACTGTTGAGTATTAATGCGTATGCACAAAACTCACTGTCGCCCTTTGAGGCCGACTACAAGGTGCTGTACGGCGATATTGGCCTGGGCAAGGCCCATTTCAGCCTGCCGGCACCCGAGGGCAACTATTACGAATACAATTTTACCAGCGAGCTGAGTTTGCTGTTTTTAAGCGATGAGCGCAGTATCAAGAGTAAATTCCGCCGCACCGACCACGGCCTCGAGCCCATGGTGTTTATCCATCAGCGCACGGGTACCGGCAGTGATTTCAGCGAGCAGGTGGCCTTTTTGAAAGACAAGTCCATCGTGCGCAGCAACTACAAGGGTGAGCATGTTGAACTGCCGTTTGAGAACAAGCTCTACGACACCATGATGGTGCAGTTGCAGTTCCGTCAGGATCTGATTGAAGGCAAAGACAGCCTCGAATACCACATGGTGAAAGACAACGAGATTGATGATTACTCCTTCAAACGCATGGGTGAAGAAGTGCTGAATATCGATGGCACCGAGTACCGTACCCTGCGCCTTGAAGTCATTCGCGACAGCAAAAAACGTAAAACCGTGGTGTGGATGGCCCCGGATTTGGCCTACCTGCCGGTACGCATGACTCACTTTGAAAAAGGCGACAAGCAGCTGGATGTACAGCTGACCGGTTATCGTTTTTCCGACACCCAGGCCGCACCGCTGGCAGCCAACCCTTAAGCTGTGAAATGAACAACAAAAAAGCCGGCAATGCCCGGCTTTTTTCTTCATTATGCTGTGTCAGCACATTCCGCGTTATGCGCACGTATCCGTGTTTGCCACGAATGTGCCGCCGCCAACCACTTCGCCTTTGCAGAACAGCTGCCATTGACCGGGCTGCATGATGTTCCAGGCCTCGTTATCGGTTAATGGCCGGGTAGCTATCACGGTAACCACATCATTGGGGGTGGTTTCCTTGTCAAAATCAATCACCACATCGGTATCAATCAACTTGGCCTTGCCAAAAGGCGCGCGGCGGGTGATATGGCTTAAGTTGTTGCTGCAAAAGCACATCAGGTAGTTGCCTTCCGAGAGGATCATATTGAACACCCCAAGCGCACGAATTTCTTCGGCAAGTTCTGCCACGTAAGCAAACACAGGCAACATGTCATCGGGGCGCTCATCGCCAAAGCGGGCCACCAGCTTTTCCAATATCCAGCAAAACGCCAGTTCACTGTCAGTATCCCCAACCGGACGGAAACGGCGCACCGCAAACTTATCTTTATAGTCACTGAGCTGACCGTTGTGGGCATAGGTCCAGTTAAGGCCCCATAACTCCCGGTCAAAGGGGTGGGTGTTTTCCAGTGCAACACAACCACGGTTGGCCTGACGGATATGGCTTATCACGGTTTCGCTTTTAATCGGGTATGACTTAATCAAGCGGGCAATGTGTGATTCGCTGGATGGACAGGCGTCTTTAAAGGTGCGGCTGCCCTTGCCTTCATAAAAGGTAATGCCCCAGCCATCCACATGGGGGCCAGTTACCCCGCCACGCTCCGCCAGCCCGGTAAAACTGAACACAATGTCAGTGGGCACGTTGGCACTCATCGCCAATAACTCACACATAATCAAGGCACCTGAAGGTCACAAATACAACAACTAACTTATTGTAACTTTGCCCTTTGTTGATGGGAATGGCGAAGGGCTCGAAAAAATTTAAACATTTGTTTGAAAAATGCTTGTGTTCGCTCACAGTTGGATTTACTTTTTAATGCGACACAGGTCTGACCACACACTATACTTGTGATCAGGATCGCTTATATGACCCGCCTGGAGAAGGGTTATGAATAAAGGAGAACGAGAGTGACTACCCTACTTTGGAGTATCGCGCTGCTTGTGGTGCTTGGTGCCTGCGCTTATTTGCGGGTGTCATTGCTGACCGCCACGGCCGCAGCCGCCATTATGTTGACCGCAGGATGGACCTTGGATGTTGTTGGCCTTTGGGGCGGCATCATCTTTTTGATTATCGCCCTTCCTCTGAATATCAGCAGTATTCGTCAGAGCCTGATCACCCGCCCGCTGCTGAAAGTTTACCGAGGCATCATGCCCGAGATGTCTTCCACTGAAAAAGAAGCCATCGACGCCGGTACCACCTGGTGGGAAGCCGATCTGTTCGCCGGTAATCCTAACTGGAAGAAGCTGCACAATTACCCGACCGCCCGCCTTTCTGCCGAAGAACAGGCCTTTATCGACGGCCCGGTTAACGAAGTGTGCCGCATGGTGAACGAGCATCAGGTATCCCATCAGTTCGCTGACCTGCCTGCTGACGTGTGGCAGTACCTGAAAGACAACGGCTTCTTCGCGATGATCATCAAGAAGAAGTACGGTGGTCTTGAGTTCTCCGCCTACGCCCAATCCCGCGTACTGCAAAAGCTGGCTGGTGTTTCCAGCGAGCTGGCATCCACCGTGGGCGTACCAAACTCCCTCGGCCCTGGTGAACTGTTGCAGCACTACGGTACGGCCGAGCAGCAGGACCACTACCTGCCACGTCTGGCCAAGGGTCTTGAAGTACCTTGTTTTGCCCTGACCAGCCCGGAAGCCGGTTCTGATGCAGGCTCAATTCCTGACTACGGTGTTGTCTGCAAAGGCATGTGGAAAGGTGAAGAAGTGCTGGGTATGAAGCTCACCTGGAACAAGCGCTACATCACCCTGGCTCCTATCGCGACTGTGCTTGGTCTGGCGTTCAAACTGCGTGACCCTGAGCGTCTGCTTGGCGGCGAAGAAGAGCTCGGCATCACCTGTGCCCTTATTCCTACCGATGTGGAAGGCGTGGAAACCGGTCGTCGTCACTTCCCACTCAACTGTATGTTCCAAAACGGCCCAACCCGCGGTAAAGACGTGTTTGTGCCCTTAAGCTTTATCATTGGCGGCCCGAAAATGGCCGGTCAGGGCTGGCGTATGCTGGTGGAATGTTTGTCGGTTGGCCGCGGCATTACCCTGCCATCCAACTCTGCCGGTGGCGTGAAAACTGCTGCACTGGCAACCGGCGCCTATGCCCGCATCCGCCGACAGTTCAAGCTGCCTATCGGTAAGCTGGAAGGTATTGAAGAGCCAATGGCGCGCATCGGCGGTAACGCCTATCTGATGGACGCTGTGACCTCGCTGACCACCACAGGTATCGATCTGGGTGAAAAGCCATCGGTTATCTCGGCCATCGTGAAGTATCACCTCACCGATCGTATGCAGAAATGCGTAATCGACGCCATGGACATCCACGGCGGTAAAGGCGTGTGCCTTGGCCCCAACAACTACCTGGGCCGTGGTTATCAGGCTGCGCCTATTGCCATTACCGTGGAAGGCGCCAACATCCTCACCCGCTCTATGATCATCTATGGTCAGGGCGCCATTCGCTGCCATCCATACGTACTGGCCGAAATGGACTCTGCCTTCGATAAAGACGTGCGTCAGGGCCTGAATAAGTTCGATGCGGCTCTCTTTGGCCATATCGGCTTTACTATCAGCAATCTGATTCGCAGTGTGTGGATGGGCCTGACTGGCAGCCGCTTCTCTAACGCGCCATACGGCGACAAGACCAAGCGCTACTACCAGCACATGAACCGTTTCAGTGCCAACCTGGCGTTGCTGTCTGATCTGGCCATGGCCACCCTGGGCGGAAACCTGAAGCGTAAAGAGCGTATCTCTGCCCGTCTTGGCGATATGCTCAGTCAGCTGTATCTGGCCTCCGCCACCTTGAAACGTTATCAGGATGAAGGCCGTCAAACTGAAGATCTGCCGCTGGTACAGTGGGCGGTTGAAGATGCCCTGTTCAAACTGCAAGCCTCTTTGGATGAGCTGCTGGACAACTTCCCTGCCGGTCTGGGCGGCGTGCTGCGCGTATTGCTGCTGCCTTTCGGTCGTCCACTGAAGCGTCCAAGCGATGTACTGGACCACAAGGTTGCCAAAATCATGCAAACCCCTTGTGCCAGCCGTGAGCGTCTGGGTCAGGGCCAGTTCTGGGAAGCCTGCGACAACAACCCTGTGGGTGTTCAGGAACAGACTTTCAAGGACATCCTTGCCGCTGAGCCCCTGTACGACAAGGTATGCAAAGCTGCCGGTAAGCGTCTGCCCTTCATGTGGCTGGATCAGGTGGCTGCCGAAGGTAAGGCACTGGGCATTCTGTCTGATGCCGAGATCGCCCTGCTGGAGAAAGCCGAGATTGGCCGTATGAAGTCTATCAACGTAGACGACTTCGACCCAGCCGAGCTGGTGGCGCAAACCACCACTGGCAAGTCTCAGGAGCAAGCGGCGTAAGTGCTGCGACTCCAGATAAAAAAGGCGCCTCTGGGCGCCTTTTCTGTTATTGCTGATTGCAACAGTGGATCAAGTGGTCGTCGGACTCCTGCTTAGATATCACCAATTGGTGAATGTTTTGTCTCAGGCTTTGAGCGGTTGATTGCCTTCACCGCCTCCCTCTTTGAGTGCCGGACTGCCAACGGTTTCTTCTTCAAAGCCTGCGTTCGCCTCACTGGCCGCTTCACGGGCCGCGTCTTCCTGCTCACGGGCCAGCTTTTCAAGCGCAGCGCGTTCAGCGTCTTCTTTCTCAGCCAGAGCCTTCTCAAGCGCTTCTTTTTCCTGCTGCTCTTTGGCGTATTGCTGCGACTCAACCGGGATCAAACTGATAAGCTCAATGCCAGTGGCCGGGATGTCGCTGCCGGCGGTGACAATACGCAACTTTTCATCCTGCAGATACACCAATGGCAGCACGCTTTCACCGTAGCGGCGCATAAAATCCACCAGCGTAAAACTTTCCCTCAGGGTGGTACTCTTCAAGATGGCGCCTTTCGCCATCTGGCTGGCGATTTTGGCGTAAGAAATCCCTTCGCCAAACAGGCACAATCGCTTCATGTAAACTTCAGAGGCCAGATGACGGGCGCTGGAGCCTTCCATATTGTTCAGCCCAAAAACCTTTTCGGCGCCAAAATAATCCTGAAAATGAAAACTCACCAAAGGATTTAGCTGCCGGTAAGGTGATACCACCAGCACCCGACCGATGCCGGTCAAGTCCAGATAAGTCTCGGCGTGTTCCGATGCCGGATTGCCAAAGTAAACAGGGATGTTGTCCATCCGCGCCAGACGAATATTGTCCCAGTTAGTATCGGCAAGGATGACTTTGATATTTTTAGTCTTCAACAATTTGGCAAAGGTGCGGGAAAAGCTCGAGGCTCCAAAGAGCAGCAGTCCCTGGGCAGAGTCGGCCTTGACTTTAAGCAGTCGGGCCCAGGTGCCTGCTGAAAGACTTTGAATAACCACAGTGCCGATAATAATCAGAAACACCAGAGGCACAATTTTCTCGGCGCCAGGCACGCCCTGCTCTTCAAGCTTGATGGCAAACAGCGAGGAAACGGCCGCCGCCACAATTCCCCGTGGCGCCACCCAACTTAAAAACCACTTTTCGGGGGCCGTAAGATTGGTGCCTATGCCTGACAGCCACACGCTGAGTGGCCGGGCAATCAGCATGGCAACGGCGAGCACTCCAATGCCGCCCCAGCCTAAATCCAGCATGGCAGTGGAGTCGAGCCTTGCCGCCAGCAAAATAAACAGCGCCGAAATCATCAGTACCGTCAGGGTTTCTTTAAACTCGAGAATATCGGCAATGTCTACCCCGCGCATATTGGCAAGCCAAATACCCATCACTGTTACCGTGAGCAGACCCGATTCTTCCTGCAGCAGATTCGAGCCCACAAAGGTGCCCAGCATCACGGTGAGCACGGCGGTGTTTCTCAGATAATGCGGCAAGAGATCTTTGCGAAGCACCCAGCCCACCACATATCCCATGGCGGCTCCGACACCAAAACCCAGCGCCAAAATCGAGCCGAATGACATCAAAATGTGCTCGGTGGCATTTTGGGAGGCCGCGATATATTCAAATACCAATACCGCCAGCACAGCGCCAATGGGGTCAATCACTATGCCTTCCCAGCGAAGGATACTGGCAAGCTGGGACTTGGGACGTACACTCCTTAGCATGGGCACTATCACTGTGGGACCTGTCACCACCACCAAAGCACCGAATAACCAGGCCAGCGCCCAATCAAATCCCATAAAGTAGTGAGTCGCAAGGGAGATTGCCACCCAGGTCACCACCATACCTATGGTCACGAGGTGGGTTACCATTCGACCATAGTCTTTGATTTCTTTGAAGTTAAGCGTCAATGCACCTTCAAATAAGATGATGGCAACACCCAGAGAAATCATCGGGAACAGAAGATCGCCAAAAATGGCATCGGGCTTGAGAAAACCAAGCCCGGGCCCAAGCAGCAGGCCACAGAGGAGCAGAGGCAAAATGGCTGGAAGCCTTAACTTCCAACCCAGCCACTGGCAAAACAACGAAAGCACTCCAATAAGCGCCAGAATGCCGGTGATATGTTCAACCATGTATTAATCCTTGAACAGAAGATCCCTGAAAGTAAGATCACAGTAGCAGCCAAATGTGTCTGTTTCATCTTATCTATTTTTATGCAGAGCGCCACGGGGCAAACAACACTGAGCCACCTCAAAAGGTACACAGCGTCAGTAAATCCCTGATAAGGCGCACAGCCATGGCTAACCATGGTTAGAGGAGCATCCAGACTGCGGCAACTTCGCTACATATCCGTCAGACGGATATCCACGCACATTGATATTTAGCCCTCCGATTGATGGATACAACTTTTAACAGTTAAGAATGTTTCCATCATGTTATAACTAATGCCCATCTATGTAGCGCTGCCGTGGTATTTCGCGGGGGAATAATGTCTGCGGTAATAAGAACTATCATTTATCTAATGCTTTTGCACTTTGGTAACGCCTGGTCCGCACCTGAAAAAATTGCACAAAACGTAGACTTTGACTCAGACAACATTTCCGCAATCCTGATTGATAAACAAGGTTTTATGTGGCTTGGAACCCAAGATGGGTTGTTCTTTTACGATAGCTATCAACTGGAGAAATTCAGGCCGGATGCTGATACGCCGGGCACCATCGCAGCTTTGGATATACGCAATCTCTATCTGAGTCGGGACAACAGTCTCTGGATATCCACTAACAGCGGTGGCCTCAGTCGATTCAACCCGGACACCCGCACTTTCACTAATTACCGCCACAATTCCGAAGATATTAATTCCCTGTCCAATGACAGTGTTTATGACGTCGCTGACGGCCCTGACGGTGAGCTTTGGGTAGCGACTCAGATTGGATTAAACCGATTAAATCCGGCAACCGGACAAGTGCGCCGGTACCTTAAAGACGACACAAACGCCGCGTCCCTGCCCTCAAACTATGTTTACACGCTTTTTGTCGACAGCAGCAACCGGCTTTGGATTGGAACCATTGGCGGTGGACTGGCGTATTGGGCAGGTGAAACCCAAGGATTCATCAGTTTAGAACTGCCCAATGTGATAACGGATGTATTTTCCATCGTCGAACAGGATGGAAAATATTTGTGGGTCGGCACCCGCCAGGGGTTGCTCAGGATAACGCTGGACAACCTACTCGTCAGACGTATCCAGCCAGATCAGGGCAATGAGCCGGAATTGATGATTATTTCATTACATCTGGACGCCAATCAGCTGGTTTTAGGTACCTTTGGCCAAGGCCTCAAGTTTTACAACACTGATACCAATCAGCTCAGTCATGCTAGCCAGGATATCCCAGGCGCCAAAGACACCATTACCAGCATGGTAAAAGACAGCACCGGGCAGCTTTTTTATGCCACCTGGGGACGAGGAGCCTATAAGCTGGATGTGACCGAGCGAAATAAATCGGATGACGGTACAGCCAAGCGCACGTCACTCTCTTTGCCTAATGTCGCAGCGATGTACGCAAAATCCGGCAGTAATAAAGCCTGGGTTGGCTCTTTCAGTGATGGCCTGCACTGGCTTGATCTCGACACCCAACGACTGAATAGATTCACCCCCAGTACATCAGCCAATAACATTAATGGCGTGCTGAGCATTGCTTCCTTTGGAGCGGACGAGCTACTGGTTGGAACATCGGAAGGCTTATGGCATCTGATTGGCAATGGCACGGTGAAAGCGCATTTTTCTCACCAGCCTGAAGAGACGGGCTCAATTGGCAAGGGCTTTGTTAGAGTGCTGCAACCCGATGACAGTGGCGATGTCTGGGTCGGCATCGGAGGTGATGGCCTATACAAATACCATCCCGACAGCGGAACATTCAGTTCATATACGCACGACCCTTCAGTACCGGATTCCCTGAGTGGAAATTACATCACCTCACTTCTGATAGATGGTCCTTACCTTTGGGTGGGCACCCGCTCAAATGGCTTGAATCTCTGCCAGAAAGACAGCATGTCCTGTCAGCGTCTTCAGGTACATAACAGTGGGTTAAACCACTTTTACATCTCCGATATCGCAAAGGACGACCTGGGTAATATTTGGGTTGGTACCGATGGCGGCGGTTTACACAAGGCTGAATTCCACCGGACTGGTGTCAAGACAGAAGTTCGTATCACGCCAGAGCCGGGATTGGCTGCAGACTCGATTAAATCCATTTTACCGGGAGCATCAGGCGAAGTTTGGTTTACAACAAGTGATGGACTATTCAGCTATCACTCAAACCAAAAGCGCTTTCACAAGGCAACAGACAGGGTACTGAACGGCCTGGGTGGATTTTCGCAACGTTCTCGAGCAAGCACTGGCGAGTTCAACCTGCTTGGCACCAATAATGGTGTGTATCTCTTTTCGTCGATATCCAACGTCGAGCCCGAGACCCAATTCCCTGTCCGATTCACTCAGATTGTATCTGATAGCCTGGCAAACCCAATTTTAAACACTGCAATTCAAGACCCTTTCCAAATGTCGGTCCCCTGGGGTGGCTGGCTGAATGTGGAGTTTGCCCTGCTGGACTTTGGCTCATCGGCTCATAGCTATCAATATCGCATGTCTTCTGAGAGCCAATGGATATCGCTGAATAACATGCACCATTTGAATTTCTATAAGCTCGATCCAGGTGTACACCGTCTTGAAGTGCGGGGAAGAGGCATAAACCAGGCATGGAGCCAACCGGCAACACTGCACCTCACAGTGATCCCCCCCTGGTGGCGAAATACCACCTACATCGGCTTATTACTGGTGTGCATCGCATTAGTGGCGGTGAGTTATCACAGGTTTCGGATGGCAAGATGGGAAAGATATACCCGTCATCTCAATGCGCTGAAAGAAGAGAAGCTCGCTGTGATTGAAAAGCTCAGGCAAAACGAACAACATCTGAAATCCGCGTTTGAAGGAATGCGTAATCTGGCCACCCGCCTGCAATATGCCAAGGAAGAAGAGCGTAAATCCATTTCCCGGGAACTTCATGATCAATTCGGTCAATCACTCACTGCCACTCAGATAAGCCTGCAACTGTTCCGGCGCCAACACCCCGGTGACCCGAAACTGATAGATACCTGTATTACGACTATCCAGGCCATGATTAAGCAGGTACGCGCAATCTCGTTCGATTTACGTCCCAGTCTTCTGGACGACGTTGGTTTGGTTGCAGGTCTTCACCACCAGCTCAATAAGATGTCATCGTCATTGACGCACCCCATTATCTTTAATGCAGACACAGATATACCTGAACTTAGCCCCGAGCTGACCATTACTCTATTCAGGGTAATTCAGGAGTCAGTCACCAATGCCATTCGCCATGCAAATGCCACGCGAATTGAAGTAAAGCTTTACCCAGACGGTGACAAGATCAAGGCCGAGGTTTCTGATAACGGCGTTGGCTTCGAACCCGGTGGCATTTCCGCTAAAGTCAGCAAAGGTGGCCATTTGGGCCTATTGGGTATTGAGGAGCGGGTAAAGTCCCAAAACGGTAATTTGAATATCAAAGCCATTCCCCATGGCGGAGTCTCCATTTCAGTTGAGTTTCCTTATGAAAAGTAACAATAGCGTCGTATTGGTAGATGATCATGAACTGGTTCGCGCTGGAATACGCACCTTATTACATACCATTGACTCAATCGAAGTGATTGGTGAATGTGGGGATGGCCTCGAGGCAGTGGCATTGGTAAGGCGGCTTAAGCCCAAGCTGCTGGTATTGGACATCTCGATTAAAAGCTTAAGTGGAATGGAAGTTGTCAAACTGATTTCAAACCAGGCAATACCGGTAAAGATCTTAATTCTTTCCATGCACAATAACGTCGAATATGTGGCCAAATGCTTAAAAAACGGGGCACATGGTTATCTCTTAAAAGATGCTGCGGTCGATGAGCTTGAGCCGGCTATCACAAACGTCCTGCTGGGCCACAGCTACATCAGCAAAGAAATTGATATCAGCCTCCTGGAGCAATTACTGTCTACCAATCAATCGGCTCCATCCCTGCTTGAACTCTTAACCAACAGGCAAAAGCAAATCCTTCAGCTCATAGCTGAAGGTTATTCCACACGACAAATTGCCGAGTCTATCAGTGTCAGTATCAAGACGGTCGAGACACACAGGGCCCACATAATGGCAAGATTACAAATTTTTGATATTGCGGGACTGGTACGATTTGCGTTACAAGAAAAACTTATCCCCTGAAACGACAACATGCTTAACATCAAGCGTGTTATGTAAATGAATAATAATACCTTTCGCTAACTCCCATTGCCGGTTGGGTGTGTTGCAGTGAACCTCATGGGTGCTATTTTTTGCAGTGCTTATCCTATGCTACAACCTACATCGGCGATACACTGTGTAACAAATGAAAAACAACTTCAAAACACTTTAAGTTGTTGATAAATATGAATAGAACTCACGACCAGCAGGAAATCAAAAAAGATATAAATCCTGAATGCTAGCGAAAAAACAGTCTCACTATCTAACAATGACATCATCTTAAGTGTTTTTATACATCAACAAAAGAAATCACACCTTTAAAGAAATTCGCAAAACCAATACACTGACCTAAACAAGCCTAATTAATCAGCAAAATAATTCACAACATCCCCACTTAATCAGGCATATCATCTGCCTGGTAGAGATTACACTTAAGAGCATCAAACGCCAATTCTATCTCCCCTAACGTTTAATAATCAAAAAATCAGGGATTCCCTGATATATGCCAAAAGTCCGAATTGCTAGCTTGAAACCATGGTAGTACCCCCTACCAAAGCTCAAGTCATAAAAACAATTAGGATACTTCATGAAATTCAAACCCTACCTGTTGGCGCTGCTCCCAGCGCTGGTGTTGCTTGGCTCGCCGGCTCAAGCAGCAAAACTTAAACCACAAAATTTGAAACAACTTATCAGTGAATCCGAAAGCATTCTGTCCGGGCAGGTTCAATCTGTCACAGACGGAATTTCGAACCAGGGTGTTCCCTACACAGAGGTCACAATCAAGGTGAATAACGCGGCCAAAGGCCAGCATGAGAAAAACTCCATCTACACATTTCGTCAATTTGGATTAACCAAACCCAGGGCCAATGCAAACGGCACCAAGCTGCTGGCCGTATCGCCAGAGGGCTTTCCCCGCTGGAATGCCAATGAAACTGTCATTGTATTCATGCACAAAGCAGCAAAGCTGACTGGACTGCGTACCACTGCGGGTATGGCTAACGGTAAG
This portion of the Shewanella amazonensis SB2B genome encodes:
- the fadE gene encoding acyl-CoA dehydrogenase FadE; the protein is MTTLLWSIALLVVLGACAYLRVSLLTATAAAAIMLTAGWTLDVVGLWGGIIFLIIALPLNISSIRQSLITRPLLKVYRGIMPEMSSTEKEAIDAGTTWWEADLFAGNPNWKKLHNYPTARLSAEEQAFIDGPVNEVCRMVNEHQVSHQFADLPADVWQYLKDNGFFAMIIKKKYGGLEFSAYAQSRVLQKLAGVSSELASTVGVPNSLGPGELLQHYGTAEQQDHYLPRLAKGLEVPCFALTSPEAGSDAGSIPDYGVVCKGMWKGEEVLGMKLTWNKRYITLAPIATVLGLAFKLRDPERLLGGEEELGITCALIPTDVEGVETGRRHFPLNCMFQNGPTRGKDVFVPLSFIIGGPKMAGQGWRMLVECLSVGRGITLPSNSAGGVKTAALATGAYARIRRQFKLPIGKLEGIEEPMARIGGNAYLMDAVTSLTTTGIDLGEKPSVISAIVKYHLTDRMQKCVIDAMDIHGGKGVCLGPNNYLGRGYQAAPIAITVEGANILTRSMIIYGQGAIRCHPYVLAEMDSAFDKDVRQGLNKFDAALFGHIGFTISNLIRSVWMGLTGSRFSNAPYGDKTKRYYQHMNRFSANLALLSDLAMATLGGNLKRKERISARLGDMLSQLYLASATLKRYQDEGRQTEDLPLVQWAVEDALFKLQASLDELLDNFPAGLGGVLRVLLLPFGRPLKRPSDVLDHKVAKIMQTPCASRERLGQGQFWEACDNNPVGVQEQTFKDILAAEPLYDKVCKAAGKRLPFMWLDQVAAEGKALGILSDAEIALLEKAEIGRMKSINVDDFDPAELVAQTTTGKSQEQAA
- a CDS encoding MGMT family protein gives rise to the protein MSSLSPSRIWHIVTLIPEGKVLSYGKVADLAGLPGRARYVSRALKLAPDSLALPWHRVINSQGKIAFPKDTEPFRQQQESLRLEGVIVNQGKINLSEYEWRPDMATLILSLPY
- a CDS encoding histidine kinase sensor domain-containing protein; protein product: MKLSRHHPFARLQWRLFGYFGSSLLVILLLASLIEAMVLHQLLVLPKETKAKLSMLAQEAEALIKQGSPQAIAQWEAAQSFRLHVINSRLEGVSGRPIHPHFEFKLGFMLGPDQALGDRVQKPIIGLPIYATLDGSGPLLLAVQLNADLHPAKDLSYSLWAIRLTVGLFVLWLFSRLLGHYLIKPLATLQQGTRALASGKLSTRIGEHFSAAEPEFYQLGHDFDEMADVIERTLTTQERLIRDVSHELRTPLARQKLAAELLESDLADTSPYLKRIHAENSELSRLIDTLLGYSRLASGYQAARSTSFTLHELACSLLGDCRFEAAPTQSIEWQALSACKYIALETDQSLLLRALENLVRNSLKYAGTECHIQISSHCDDSWLTITVEDDGPGIDDTKLETLFHPFTRFDEARHASQGGFGLGLAIVRECMRLLGGDVSAGRSELGGLEVKLLLPMRLKRLAATDKAI
- a CDS encoding class II glutamine amidotransferase; this encodes MCELLAMSANVPTDIVFSFTGLAERGGVTGPHVDGWGITFYEGKGSRTFKDACPSSESHIARLIKSYPIKSETVISHIRQANRGCVALENTHPFDRELWGLNWTYAHNGQLSDYKDKFAVRRFRPVGDTDSELAFCWILEKLVARFGDERPDDMLPVFAYVAELAEEIRALGVFNMILSEGNYLMCFCSNNLSHITRRAPFGKAKLIDTDVVIDFDKETTPNDVVTVIATRPLTDNEAWNIMQPGQWQLFCKGEVVGGGTFVANTDTCA
- a CDS encoding DUF3108 domain-containing protein, encoding MRKFLLSLALPLLSINAYAQNSLSPFEADYKVLYGDIGLGKAHFSLPAPEGNYYEYNFTSELSLLFLSDERSIKSKFRRTDHGLEPMVFIHQRTGTGSDFSEQVAFLKDKSIVRSNYKGEHVELPFENKLYDTMMVQLQFRQDLIEGKDSLEYHMVKDNEIDDYSFKRMGEEVLNIDGTEYRTLRLEVIRDSKKRKTVVWMAPDLAYLPVRMTHFEKGDKQLDVQLTGYRFSDTQAAPLAANP